From Variimorphobacter saccharofermentans, one genomic window encodes:
- a CDS encoding UvrD-helicase domain-containing protein yields the protein MAMMIDRKPEYKGEGKVWESLSDNLPGEAIVYNSREINGREFDFCILMKNVGMIIIEVKGWLADSIFDVAGVDEIIIQGYDKPEKSPKKQARAYRFGLLNLISDKYNVSPLIFDLVCYPFISKKEYYDKRLDIVSEEALTLFKEDLSDPIRLGDKLLNAYNQCKSIPHAEMDDDLMGKIRQHFEPHFQMKKPLELSNQVPYSVVVANAKKLAKKQIHDIVDSYLKGTKTIIFVASEEMADSILYVLEGELNEKGVLAEKNNLKLQKDAENKFAVKNNEFRIFNLELYVVEDLTDMLEETATIYEGDCSFEEKQLLEKLAEKSTFNIQQYFIEHASPEKNILVRAGAGTGKTYSMVSRIAFLCNKYENPTVNLIEDVAMVTFTNDAADNMKNRLKQMFINYFVLTSNPKFLKYIEDTDFMRISTIHKFAREIIKEASMQMGLGDNFAITSGDYIKEQIYEKYLNDFIAKKEAENPNFINEIKLPLYQFRRMLVEFSNQLYNKSIDIKKIKDEELGQAPGLLPFFNEIIMEVIIAAEIEYETRIQESNKIDLRETMIILNDVVNQKDKEKTHLDYRYIFIDEFQDTDDAQIDSFLKIQQLIGEKCNLFVVGDLKQSIYRFRGATISAFKRLNATPDKWEEHTINTNYRTDSRLLEIMDEIFQGMGASSWLPYTFDADHLVSNLSGGAKEEELFECVSFHGKNDEQFKVLLGLLKREKEKIIELEKTRTLSKEEKTIAILVRENWQIETIIKGCKELDEEIEIETKVGGDLYQLDSTIDFCKLLMALTNPDDPVYLVNFIESNYVDMPLLYQGLQNEEKNVQTEKLVEALDKYFMARMNKSWNGLVAYVQANPVLVVLKTIFETLQPWNQYSDDIDKQRFYKSNYELLIEKIIKSYSVDYLTLTVIANSIQINILTKQQELARTVAEDETGIKFLCTTVHKAKGLEYGTVILPFTAQAIDNLKKANTDVNYSNSKLAYSIKVDENKKDCNSNYDSQEEIGQRICEEARILYVALTRAIRNCIWMKDADKKSNMSWSRFLEV from the coding sequence ATGGCAATGATGATAGATAGAAAACCTGAATATAAAGGCGAAGGTAAAGTATGGGAGAGTCTTTCTGATAATTTACCAGGAGAGGCTATTGTATACAATAGTCGTGAGATTAACGGAAGAGAGTTTGATTTCTGCATTCTAATGAAGAATGTTGGAATGATTATTATTGAGGTAAAAGGCTGGTTGGCAGACAGTATTTTTGATGTGGCTGGAGTAGATGAAATAATAATTCAGGGATATGACAAACCTGAGAAATCTCCAAAGAAACAAGCAAGGGCTTACAGGTTTGGATTACTAAATTTAATAAGCGACAAATACAATGTTAGTCCATTGATATTTGATTTGGTTTGTTACCCTTTTATTTCAAAGAAAGAATATTACGATAAAAGGTTAGATATTGTATCTGAAGAGGCACTTACTCTTTTTAAGGAAGATTTGTCAGACCCGATTCGTTTAGGCGATAAGTTGCTTAACGCATATAATCAGTGTAAATCCATCCCTCATGCTGAAATGGATGATGATTTGATGGGGAAAATCAGACAGCACTTTGAACCTCATTTTCAGATGAAAAAGCCTTTAGAACTCAGTAATCAAGTTCCATATTCGGTGGTAGTTGCCAATGCCAAGAAACTTGCAAAGAAGCAGATTCATGATATCGTAGATAGCTATTTGAAAGGTACAAAAACGATTATTTTTGTTGCTTCTGAAGAAATGGCAGATTCTATTCTTTATGTTTTAGAGGGAGAACTGAACGAAAAAGGTGTATTAGCGGAAAAGAACAATCTTAAATTACAAAAAGATGCGGAAAACAAATTTGCTGTAAAGAATAACGAGTTTAGAATATTTAATTTAGAATTGTATGTAGTAGAAGACTTGACAGATATGCTGGAAGAAACTGCAACAATTTATGAAGGTGACTGTTCGTTTGAAGAAAAACAACTGTTAGAAAAACTAGCAGAGAAAAGTACATTTAATATTCAGCAGTATTTTATCGAGCACGCATCACCGGAAAAAAACATTTTGGTCAGAGCAGGAGCAGGAACTGGGAAAACATATTCAATGGTTTCAAGAATTGCTTTCCTCTGCAATAAATATGAAAATCCAACAGTCAATTTGATTGAGGATGTTGCTATGGTTACCTTTACAAACGATGCAGCAGACAATATGAAGAATAGATTGAAGCAGATGTTTATAAACTATTTCGTATTAACATCTAATCCTAAGTTTTTGAAATACATTGAAGATACTGATTTCATGCGTATTTCAACGATTCATAAATTTGCCCGTGAAATTATTAAGGAAGCATCCATGCAAATGGGATTAGGTGATAATTTTGCAATTACCTCTGGCGACTATATAAAAGAGCAGATATATGAAAAGTATTTAAATGATTTTATTGCAAAGAAAGAGGCTGAAAATCCAAACTTTATCAATGAAATAAAGCTGCCTTTATATCAATTTAGAAGAATGTTGGTAGAGTTTTCAAACCAGCTTTATAACAAGAGTATTGATATAAAAAAAATCAAAGATGAGGAGCTAGGACAGGCTCCGGGATTGCTTCCATTTTTTAATGAAATAATAATGGAGGTTATTATTGCTGCAGAAATAGAGTATGAGACTAGAATACAAGAAAGCAATAAGATTGATTTAAGGGAAACGATGATCATTCTGAATGATGTTGTTAACCAGAAAGATAAAGAAAAAACACATTTAGATTATAGATATATTTTTATTGACGAATTTCAGGATACCGACGACGCACAGATAGATTCATTTTTGAAGATACAACAGCTTATAGGCGAGAAGTGTAATTTATTTGTTGTAGGCGATTTGAAACAGAGTATTTACCGCTTCCGTGGTGCGACAATTAGTGCTTTTAAGAGATTAAATGCGACTCCGGATAAGTGGGAAGAACATACGATAAATACAAATTATAGAACAGATTCCAGATTGCTTGAAATAATGGATGAGATTTTCCAAGGAATGGGAGCCAGTTCTTGGTTGCCGTATACTTTTGATGCAGATCATTTGGTAAGTAATCTAAGTGGAGGAGCTAAAGAAGAAGAGCTGTTTGAATGCGTTTCATTCCATGGAAAAAATGATGAACAATTTAAAGTTTTACTTGGATTACTAAAGAGAGAAAAAGAAAAAATTATTGAATTAGAAAAGACAAGAACGTTAAGCAAAGAAGAAAAGACAATCGCTATACTCGTAAGAGAAAATTGGCAGATTGAAACCATCATAAAAGGATGTAAAGAACTAGATGAAGAGATAGAAATTGAAACAAAAGTGGGCGGAGATTTATATCAGTTAGATTCCACGATTGATTTTTGCAAGTTACTTATGGCGTTGACAAATCCTGATGATCCAGTATACCTTGTTAACTTTATAGAATCAAATTATGTAGATATGCCACTCTTGTATCAAGGGCTTCAAAATGAGGAAAAGAATGTTCAAACAGAGAAGCTGGTTGAAGCTTTAGATAAGTATTTCATGGCGCGAATGAATAAGTCTTGGAACGGATTAGTAGCGTATGTCCAGGCAAATCCGGTTTTGGTTGTTCTTAAGACAATATTTGAAACATTGCAGCCTTGGAACCAATATAGCGATGATATTGATAAGCAAAGATTTTATAAGTCCAATTATGAGCTTTTGATTGAGAAGATTATAAAGTCATATAGCGTTGATTACTTGACGTTAACAGTTATTGCAAACTCTATTCAGATTAATATTTTAACAAAGCAACAAGAACTTGCCAGAACTGTCGCAGAGGATGAAACGGGAATTAAGTTCCTGTGTACAACTGTACATAAGGCCAAGGGATTGGAATATGGAACAGTAATATTACCGTTTACAGCTCAGGCTATTGATAATCTGAAAAAGGCTAATACGGATGTAAATTACAGTAATTCGAAGTTGGCGTATTCGATTAAGGTTGATGAAAACAAAAAGGATTGTAATTCGAATTATGATTCGCAGGAAGAGATTGGACAACGAATCTGTGAGGAAGCACGAATTCTTTATGTTGCATTGACGAGAGCAATAAGAAATTGTATCTGGATGAAGGATGCAGATAAAAAATCCAACATGAGCTGGAGTAGGTTTTTGGAGGTATAA
- a CDS encoding SNF2-related protein, translating into MLREKMYVRCPIDHDMINPRDFLMGQITKIDSFADTVEVVFNDPFNYRVYYDNFPKTAPLPTSMVQRCQFFVGSIVLYEKEKYKVVSCVKKEDELYDYYIENLYDKSLICAPENRITAPFTVGKVDPASQLQHYEFQNPCWLFGRSIVTKTMNVLDNSIMGFKELAGCKIFLMPHQLKSIMRCLQEEVCRYMLADEVGMGKTIEAASILKVFFSRHSNVNALIVVPESLLEQWKTELFLKFDLYEGKNENNNFITFAELETASDQECKKHWDFTIIDEAHRLLRYKAYYDSFHRLSRNTDNLLLLSATPVQQKRSDYLDLLRLILPEKYDSCTKEQFDELVEKQGNITKAAAMVLSNIEDLDEVIRDSLEAEEDPHDNEDSEDFYEDILRGFRKLYKIVGDEMLEEMYEKADFDDEDLGLHHFKIAISYLCENYQIEKNIIRNRRDTLEDLPERQLTSLPYVLDPDKNFYEYGAYQDLVTWITEKELTEEEFEKIFKPLFGAFFSSPWAFEQQVKLLETDGVIIPDSLKDNLRRWKMYEQDIADNIVDVLDEPEEHTSRIVQTMYYLDEYATDSKVVLFTNYKETFELYAEMLADFYTKDGFSCFRRGMSADELEVNVCKFQNDRNCTIILCDESGGEGRNFQCADYVVHIDLPWDANAIEQRIGRLDRMGRESGRPIVSVVPYAEETLEEELFRFWDNGLKIFNHSLSGLEIVMNDINNAIVSAIIKDFRFGLTNEIQNVIDRSARLKEEVREEQHFDTAAYIYRPMNQELISLVKYYNRNENKMFADAMLQWAILSGFRDVVERDEVISFNDNSFSTKSAENSLLIPPNWDSYFAQRQNQFISKIHELRQDKQDKNTSHYSRSIDGTFSRKKAIENDYIHFFAPGDDIFDCIVDNAMRSCRGQAAAFAMKASINWTGFVYTWSLYPNERLLIEKGVPLSYLSAFRNYLAVEQVQVPVRIRAEGDIADEKVIREFNLMLQRDFESSKDDIDHLGRRSRNEGFLRIFSQYRATNIDYFRSAYPQERWDDLVKKSRKVSKDKALKALRERSHTAEAKAEMDRILTSMIATSEYYNQELEDYDKMKEIYEVVLESLTKPTVRLESACFVWMVKK; encoded by the coding sequence ATGTTACGGGAGAAGATGTATGTGCGCTGTCCGATTGATCATGACATGATTAATCCGCGTGATTTTTTGATGGGGCAAATTACCAAAATAGATAGCTTCGCAGACACTGTCGAGGTTGTGTTTAATGACCCATTTAATTATCGAGTGTACTACGACAACTTCCCGAAAACCGCTCCGCTTCCAACCTCAATGGTGCAAAGATGTCAGTTTTTTGTTGGTTCAATTGTTCTCTATGAGAAAGAGAAGTATAAGGTTGTTTCCTGCGTAAAAAAGGAAGATGAATTATATGATTATTATATTGAGAATCTGTATGACAAGTCATTAATTTGTGCTCCGGAAAATAGAATTACAGCTCCATTTACAGTTGGCAAGGTTGATCCGGCTTCTCAGCTACAACATTATGAATTTCAAAATCCTTGCTGGTTGTTTGGCAGAAGTATTGTTACAAAGACAATGAATGTTCTTGATAATTCAATTATGGGATTTAAGGAGTTGGCAGGATGTAAGATTTTTCTTATGCCGCATCAGCTTAAATCGATTATGAGATGTCTTCAGGAAGAAGTTTGTAGATATATGTTAGCTGATGAGGTTGGTATGGGTAAAACCATTGAGGCTGCATCAATTTTGAAAGTCTTCTTCTCAAGGCATAGTAATGTTAACGCATTGATTGTTGTTCCAGAATCATTGTTAGAACAATGGAAAACAGAATTGTTCTTGAAATTTGACCTGTATGAAGGCAAAAACGAGAACAATAATTTTATTACGTTTGCAGAGTTGGAGACAGCTTCAGATCAAGAATGTAAAAAGCATTGGGATTTTACAATAATTGACGAAGCACACAGATTGTTAAGATATAAGGCATACTACGATTCTTTTCATAGATTGAGTCGTAATACCGATAATCTGCTTTTGTTAAGTGCTACACCAGTTCAGCAGAAGCGATCTGATTATTTGGATTTACTTCGCTTGATTTTGCCGGAAAAATACGATTCATGTACAAAAGAGCAATTCGATGAGTTGGTTGAAAAACAGGGCAATATTACTAAAGCAGCAGCAATGGTACTATCAAATATTGAGGATTTAGATGAGGTCATTAGGGACTCATTAGAAGCAGAAGAAGATCCACACGATAATGAAGACAGTGAGGATTTCTACGAAGATATTTTGCGCGGATTTAGAAAGCTTTATAAAATTGTCGGAGATGAAATGCTCGAAGAGATGTATGAGAAAGCAGATTTTGATGACGAAGACTTGGGACTCCATCATTTTAAGATTGCCATTTCATATTTGTGTGAAAACTATCAGATTGAAAAGAACATAATCAGAAATAGAAGAGATACGCTTGAAGATTTACCGGAGCGACAGCTGACTTCGCTTCCATATGTGTTGGATCCAGATAAGAATTTTTATGAATATGGTGCATATCAGGATTTAGTGACATGGATTACTGAAAAGGAATTAACTGAGGAGGAGTTTGAAAAGATATTCAAACCTCTTTTTGGAGCGTTCTTTAGTTCACCATGGGCATTTGAGCAGCAGGTTAAACTTTTGGAAACAGATGGGGTTATTATACCGGATAGCTTAAAAGATAATCTGCGTAGATGGAAAATGTATGAGCAAGATATTGCCGACAATATAGTTGATGTGCTGGATGAACCCGAAGAACATACTTCCAGAATAGTGCAGACTATGTATTATCTCGATGAATATGCAACTGATTCGAAGGTTGTGTTATTTACAAATTATAAAGAAACCTTTGAATTGTACGCAGAAATGCTTGCCGATTTCTATACGAAGGATGGTTTCAGCTGTTTTAGAAGAGGTATGTCTGCAGATGAATTAGAGGTTAATGTTTGTAAATTCCAAAATGATAGGAATTGTACCATCATACTTTGTGATGAGTCAGGTGGAGAAGGTAGAAACTTCCAGTGTGCAGATTATGTGGTTCATATTGATTTGCCATGGGATGCAAATGCGATAGAGCAGAGAATTGGCCGACTGGACCGTATGGGAAGAGAGAGTGGAAGACCTATCGTGTCAGTGGTTCCGTATGCAGAAGAAACATTAGAAGAGGAATTGTTTAGATTCTGGGATAATGGCTTGAAGATATTTAATCATTCATTGAGTGGATTGGAAATCGTCATGAATGATATCAATAATGCGATAGTATCTGCCATCATTAAAGATTTCAGATTTGGATTAACAAATGAAATACAGAATGTAATTGATAGATCGGCAAGACTTAAAGAAGAAGTACGAGAAGAACAGCATTTTGATACAGCTGCTTATATTTACAGACCAATGAATCAGGAATTAATCAGTCTGGTTAAGTATTACAACCGCAATGAAAATAAAATGTTTGCAGATGCAATGCTTCAGTGGGCAATTCTTTCTGGATTCAGGGATGTCGTGGAAAGAGATGAAGTTATAAGTTTTAACGATAATTCGTTTTCAACAAAATCAGCCGAAAACTCATTGCTAATTCCGCCGAATTGGGATTCGTATTTTGCACAGAGGCAAAATCAATTTATTAGTAAGATACATGAGTTGCGACAAGATAAGCAAGATAAGAATACATCCCATTATAGTCGATCAATTGATGGCACATTTAGCAGAAAGAAAGCAATTGAAAATGATTATATTCATTTCTTTGCGCCAGGAGATGACATATTTGATTGTATTGTTGACAATGCCATGAGATCTTGTAGAGGTCAGGCAGCTGCTTTTGCAATGAAGGCAAGTATTAATTGGACTGGCTTTGTTTATACATGGTCACTGTATCCAAATGAAAGATTATTGATTGAAAAGGGAGTTCCGCTTTCGTATTTGAGTGCATTCAGAAACTATTTGGCTGTTGAACAAGTACAGGTACCTGTAAGAATTCGTGCAGAGGGTGATATTGCGGATGAAAAGGTTATAAGAGAGTTCAACCTTATGTTGCAACGCGATTTTGAAAGCAGTAAGGATGATATAGATCACCTTGGAAGACGTAGTAGAAATGAGGGTTTTTTACGTATATTCTCTCAATATAGAGCAACTAATATTGATTATTTTAGAAGCGCTTATCCGCAGGAAAGATGGGATGATTTGGTTAAAAAATCAAGAAAGGTTAGCAAAGATAAGGCTTTGAAGGCACTGAGGGAGCGATCACATACTGCAGAAGCTAAGGCGGAGATGGATAGAATTCTTACATCAATGATTGCCACTTCGGAGTACTATAATCAAGAACTTGAAGATTATGACAAAATGAAAGAAATATACGAAGTTGTATTAGAGAGTCTTACAAAACCGACAGTAAGACTTGAATCGGCTTGTTTCGTTTGGATGGTGAAGAAATAA
- a CDS encoding DEAD/DEAH box helicase, protein MDTKVIETYVENYINGSAGGSMPEILGEYSAINYFRYNTAKRLLICFDKYKSGIASKDVFLCSLRNYLLVFQNEISVPEGVISPDNEYGIIKNADGLYYASLEMPNYIDSFFVDQAFQRKKVGTDAEKQKEVFYGNNAYIYNLTHYKEFKSLEQKLAVFGALNTPEGYTTLVSLPTGGGKSLITQTMVYQQEGLTIVIVPTVSLAIDQVRNAKNNIKHNTDNEIFCYYSGIELERKNALRNAIKAETARLLFISPEALIRNTEFVNMIAEANAKKYLKNLIIDEAHIVIEWGDFFRVDYQCLEPWRNELLVVNSQLRTVLLSATYTKMAVAKLKQMFATTGKWIEVRCDALRREPRYMLVKAKSYSDKKRKMIELVKKLPHPMVVYINSPKEAEEIKKTLVSAGLDSLETFTGNTKSAERERIIKDWTENKIDLIIATSAFGVGVDKGDVRTVLHLYIPDTPNQYYQELGRGGRDGLVSLSVMCINPVDDIESAYGRMSVVLKPETIWKRWVYMYKSPKTSWFKGMITIDTSVKPKEGTDEGNALDIQWNVYVILLLRRHNLISIKSMVYDASNESYKIRIDILDDSLRSESLIVPQIITGIRDKESVGFEKELKRIKNGIEFSDRICWSEMFYSTYDKVSMYCGGCTKHQYPEMMEEGKFPLLLPVKEPKKIITPELNKLCQGENEVLVLGEADDFSLMNRYVSAGASIIVVEDTGIENGFDLILNMNKQSNVMVIGIKEYRELCTQGSSYYISGGVVALYNSGADKAYEFCSTLRKYKNNDIRLIHIVKDDYFIQKVQKPISAMVDGPKIDSYILERM, encoded by the coding sequence ATGGATACGAAGGTTATAGAAACCTATGTTGAAAACTACATAAATGGCAGCGCTGGTGGTAGTATGCCTGAGATTCTAGGAGAGTATTCTGCCATTAATTACTTCCGATATAACACGGCAAAAAGATTACTTATCTGTTTTGATAAGTACAAGTCTGGAATAGCAAGTAAGGATGTCTTTTTGTGTTCTCTAAGAAATTATTTACTGGTTTTTCAGAATGAAATATCAGTTCCAGAAGGAGTGATTTCGCCGGACAATGAATATGGCATTATAAAAAATGCTGACGGACTGTACTATGCAAGTCTCGAAATGCCAAATTATATTGACTCTTTTTTCGTGGATCAGGCTTTCCAAAGAAAGAAGGTAGGGACTGATGCGGAAAAACAGAAAGAGGTATTTTATGGAAATAATGCGTACATTTATAATTTGACGCACTATAAGGAATTCAAGTCTTTAGAACAGAAACTAGCTGTGTTTGGTGCTCTTAATACACCAGAGGGATACACTACTTTGGTTTCACTTCCAACTGGTGGTGGAAAAAGTTTAATAACACAAACAATGGTATATCAGCAGGAGGGATTAACAATTGTTATTGTCCCTACTGTATCATTGGCAATAGATCAGGTGCGAAATGCTAAAAACAATATTAAACATAATACCGATAATGAAATTTTCTGTTATTACAGTGGTATTGAATTAGAGCGTAAGAATGCACTTAGAAATGCAATAAAAGCTGAGACAGCAAGGCTTCTATTTATATCTCCGGAGGCACTTATCAGAAACACTGAATTTGTGAATATGATTGCCGAAGCTAATGCTAAAAAGTATCTCAAAAACCTAATTATTGATGAAGCACATATTGTAATTGAATGGGGAGATTTTTTCAGAGTTGATTATCAATGTCTTGAACCATGGAGAAATGAACTACTGGTAGTTAATTCCCAGCTTCGTACAGTTTTATTATCTGCAACCTATACAAAAATGGCGGTGGCAAAACTGAAGCAAATGTTTGCAACGACCGGAAAGTGGATTGAAGTCAGATGTGATGCATTGAGACGTGAGCCGCGGTATATGCTTGTAAAAGCAAAGAGTTATTCGGACAAAAAGCGAAAAATGATTGAGTTGGTAAAGAAATTACCGCATCCGATGGTTGTATATATTAATTCGCCAAAAGAAGCTGAAGAAATCAAGAAGACACTTGTTTCTGCCGGTCTTGATAGTCTAGAGACATTCACTGGAAATACAAAGTCTGCTGAGAGAGAAAGAATTATCAAGGACTGGACAGAAAATAAAATAGATTTGATTATTGCGACATCGGCATTTGGAGTTGGAGTAGACAAAGGAGATGTAAGAACGGTTTTGCATCTGTATATACCAGATACTCCAAATCAGTATTATCAGGAACTTGGTCGTGGTGGAAGAGATGGATTGGTGAGCTTGAGTGTAATGTGTATCAATCCAGTTGATGATATTGAATCTGCCTATGGAAGAATGAGCGTTGTATTAAAACCCGAAACTATCTGGAAAAGATGGGTGTACATGTATAAAAGTCCTAAAACTTCATGGTTTAAGGGAATGATTACAATAGATACATCTGTAAAGCCAAAAGAAGGAACGGATGAGGGAAATGCACTGGATATTCAATGGAATGTATATGTGATTCTTTTGCTAAGAAGACATAATCTGATTTCGATTAAGTCAATGGTATATGACGCAAGCAATGAAAGTTACAAAATACGAATAGATATATTGGATGATTCATTGCGTAGTGAATCATTAATTGTGCCGCAGATCATAACAGGTATAAGAGATAAAGAATCTGTTGGCTTTGAAAAGGAGCTTAAGAGAATAAAGAATGGAATAGAATTTAGTGACAGAATATGTTGGTCTGAAATGTTTTATTCCACATATGATAAAGTTTCTATGTATTGCGGTGGTTGTACAAAACATCAGTATCCGGAAATGATGGAAGAAGGAAAGTTCCCATTATTATTACCTGTAAAAGAGCCTAAGAAAATAATAACACCAGAGCTGAATAAGCTGTGTCAGGGAGAAAATGAAGTCCTGGTTTTAGGCGAAGCGGATGATTTCTCTTTGATGAACCGTTATGTGAGTGCGGGTGCTAGCATAATTGTAGTTGAAGATACTGGTATTGAGAATGGTTTTGATTTAATTCTCAATATGAATAAACAGAGCAATGTAATGGTTATTGGAATCAAGGAATATCGAGAACTTTGCACACAAGGATCTAGCTATTATATTTCGGGTGGTGTAGTTGCTTTATATAATTCTGGTGCTGATAAAGCATATGAATTTTGCTCAACACTTAGAAAGTATAAGAATAACGATATTAGATTGATTCATATTGTCAAAGATGATTATTTTATTCAGAAGGTTCAAAAGCCAATATCTGCTATGGTTGATGGACCGAAGATAGATAGTTATATTTTGGAAAGGATGTAG